Proteins from a genomic interval of Primulina tabacum isolate GDLZ voucher LSFC59-2 chloroplast, complete genome:
- the petA gene encoding cytochrome f, with protein sequence MQIRNTFSRIKEQITRSISVSLMIYIMTRTSISSAYPIFAQQGYENPREATGRIVCANCHLANKPVDIEVPQAVLPDTVFEAVVRIPYDKQVKQVLANGKKGGLNVGAVLILPEGFELAPSDRISPKMKEKIGNLSFQSYRPNQKNILVIGPVPGQKYNEIAFPILSPDPATKKDVHFLKYPMYVGGNRGRGQIYPDGSKSNNTVYNATGAGIVSKIIRKEKGGYEITITDPSDGGQVVDIIPPGPELLVSEGESIRFDQPLTSNPNVGGFGQGDAEIVLQDPLRVQGLLFFLASVILAQIFLVLKKKQFEKVQLAEMNL encoded by the coding sequence ATGCAAATTAGAAATACTTTTTCTCGGATAAAGGAACAGATTACTCGATCTATTTCCGTATCGCTCATGATATATATCATGACTCGAACATCCATTTCAAGTGCATATCCCATTTTTGCGCAGCAGGGTTATGAAAATCCACGAGAAGCGACTGGGCGTATTGTATGCGCCAATTGCCATTTAGCTAATAAGCCCGTGGATATTGAGGTTCCACAAGCGGTACTTCCTGATACTGTATTTGAAGCAGTTGTTCGAATTCCTTATGATAAGCAAGTGAAACAAGTTCTTGCGAATGGTAAGAAAGGGGGTTTGAATGTAGGGGCTGTTCTTATTTTACCGGAGGGGTTTGAATTAGCTCCTTCCGATCGTATTTCTCCCAAGATGAAAGAAAAGATAGGCAATTTGTCTTTTCAGAGCTACCGCCCTAATCAAAAAAATATTCTTGTGATAGGGCCTGTCCCTGGTCAGAAATATAACGAAATCGCCTTTCCTATTCTTTCCCCCGACCCCGCTACTAAGAAGGATGTTCACTTCTTAAAATATCCTATGTACGTAGGGGGAAATAGGGGAAGGGGTCAGATTTATCCCGACGGAAGCAAGAGTAACAATACAGTTTATAATGCTACAGGAGCGGGTATAGTAAGTAAAATCATACGAAAAGAAAAGGGGGGGTACGAAATAACCATAACAGATCCGTCGGATGGAGGTCAAGTGGTTGATATTATCCCTCCTGGACCAGAACTTCTTGTTTCAGAAGGTGAATCCATCAGATTTGATCAACCATTAACGAGTAATCCTAATGTGGGTGGATTTGGTCAGGGAGATGCAGAAATAGTACTTCAAGATCCATTACGTGTCCAAGGTCTTTTATTCTTCTTGGCATCTGTTATTTTGGCACAAATCTTTTTGGTTCTTAAAAAGAAACAGTTCGAGAAGGTTCAATTGGCCGAAATGAATTTATAG
- the psaI gene encoding photosystem I subunit VIII: MTTLIFPSIFVPLVGLVFPAIAMASLFLYVQKNKIV, translated from the coding sequence ATGACAACTTTAATTTTTCCCTCTATTTTTGTGCCTTTAGTAGGCCTCGTATTTCCGGCAATTGCAATGGCTTCTTTATTTCTTTATGTTCAAAAAAACAAGATTGTTTAG
- the cemA gene encoding chloroplast envelope membrane protein, producing MAKKKAFIPLLYLASIVFLSCWISLSSFTKSMESWVTNWSNIDQSEIFLNDIQEKSILEKFIELEEILFLDELIKEYSKIHLQKIPIGIHKETIQLIKIHNEDRIHMIFHFSTNIICFAILSGYSILGNEELVILNSWAQEFLYNVSDTVKAFAILLLTDLCIGFHSPHGWELMIGSVYKDFGFVHNDQIISGLVSTFPVIFDTIFKYWIFRYLNRVSPSLVVIYHSMND from the coding sequence ATGGCAAAAAAGAAAGCATTCATTCCTCTTTTGTATCTTGCATCTATAGTGTTTTTGTCATGTTGGATTTCTCTCTCATCATTTACTAAAAGTATGGAATCTTGGGTTACTAATTGGTCGAATATTGATCAATCCGAAATATTTTTGAATGATATTCAAGAAAAAAGTATTTTAGAAAAGTTCATAGAATTAGAGGAAATCCTCTTCTTGGACGAACTGATCAAGGAATACTCGAAAATACATCTACAAAAGATTCCTATAGGAATCCACAAAGAAACGATCCAATTAATCAAGATACACAATGAGGATCGTATCCATATGATTTTTCACTTCTCGACAAATATAATATGTTTTGCTATTCTAAGCGGTTATTCTATTTTAGGTAATGAAGAACTTGTTATTCTTAACTCTTGGGCTCAGGAATTCCTATATAACGTAAGCGATACAGTCAAAGCTTTTGCGATTCTTTTATTAACGGATTTATGTATCGGATTTCATTCACCCCACGGTTGGGAATTAATGATTGGTTCTGTCTACAAGGATTTTGGATTTGTTCATAATGATCAAATCATATCTGGTCTTGTTTCCACTTTTCCAGTTATTTTCGATACTATTTTTAAATATTGGATTTTCCGTTATTTAAATCGTGTATCTCCGTCACTTGTAGTTATTTATCATTCAATGAATGATTAA
- the ycf4 gene encoding photosystem I assembly protein Ycf4: MSWRSEHIWIELITGSRKLSNFCWALIVFLGSLGFLLVGTSSYLGRNFISFVPAQQIVFFPQGLVMSFYGIAGFFISSYLWCTISWNVASGYDRFDKKEGIVCIFRWGFPGTNRRIFLRFRTKDIQSIRIEVKEDIYARRILYMDIRGRGAIPLTRTDENLTSREIEQKAAQLAYFLRVPIEVF; encoded by the coding sequence ATGAGTTGGCGATCAGAACATATATGGATAGAACTTATAACGGGGTCTCGAAAACTAAGTAATTTTTGCTGGGCCCTTATCGTTTTTTTAGGTTCATTAGGATTCTTATTGGTTGGAACTTCCAGTTATCTTGGTAGAAATTTTATATCTTTTGTTCCGGCTCAGCAAATTGTTTTTTTTCCACAAGGGCTCGTGATGTCTTTCTACGGGATCGCTGGTTTCTTTATTAGTTCCTATTTATGGTGCACAATTTCCTGGAATGTAGCTAGTGGTTATGATCGATTCGATAAAAAGGAGGGAATAGTGTGTATTTTTCGTTGGGGATTTCCTGGAACAAATCGTCGCATATTCCTCCGATTCCGTACAAAAGATATTCAGTCCATTAGAATAGAAGTTAAAGAGGATATTTATGCTCGTCGTATCCTTTATATGGACATCCGAGGCCGGGGGGCTATTCCGTTGACCCGTACTGATGAGAATTTGACTTCACGAGAAATTGAACAAAAAGCCGCCCAATTGGCCTATTTTTTGCGCGTACCAATTGAAGTCTTTTGA